Proteins co-encoded in one Lynx canadensis isolate LIC74 chromosome C1, mLynCan4.pri.v2, whole genome shotgun sequence genomic window:
- the INSIG2 gene encoding insulin-induced gene 2 protein isoform X5, translating to MAEGKTESPGPKKRGPYISSITSRSVNLMIRGVVLFFIGVFLALVLNLLQIQRNVTLFPPDVIASIFSSAWWVPPCCGTASAVIGLLYPCIDRHLGEPHKFKREWSSVMRCVAVFVGINHASAKVDFDNNIQLSLTLAALSIGLWWTFDRSRSGFGLGVGIAFLATLVTQLLVYNGVYQYTSPDFLYVRSWLPCIFFAGGITMGNIGRQLAMVESRLGQY from the exons AtggcagaaggaaagacagagtcGCCTGGGCCCAAAAAGCGCGGCCCCTATATTTCATCTATCACTAGCAGGAGCGTGAACTTGATGATTCGTGGAGTGGTGCTGTTTTTTATTGGAGTGTTTCTTGCATTAGTGTTAAATTTACTTCAGATTCAGAGAAATGTGACGCTCTTTCCACCCGACGTGATCGCGAGCATCTTTTCTTCAGCGTGGTGGGTGCCGCCCTGCTGTGGCACAGCCTCAG CTGTGATTGGGTTATTATACCCCTGCATTGACAGGCATCTAGGAGAAccacataaatttaaaagagagtGGTCCAGTGTGATGCGGTGCGTAGCCGTCTTTGTTGGTATAAATCATGCCAGCGCT AAAGTGGATTTTGATAACAACATACAGTTGTCTCTCACACTGGCTGCACTCTCCATTGGACTGTGGTGGACATTTGATAGATCTAGAAGTGGTTTTGGCCTTGGAGTAGGAATTGCTTTCTTGGCAACCTTGGTCACTCAACTGCTAGTCTATAATGGTGTTTATCA ATATACATCTCCAGATTTTCTCTATGTTCGCTCTTGGTTACCGTGTATATTTTTTGCTGGAGGCATAACAATGGGAAACATTGGTCGACAACTGGCAATG GTGGAGTCCAGACTTGGTCAGTATTAA
- the INSIG2 gene encoding insulin-induced gene 2 protein isoform X3 — protein sequence MAEGKTESPGPKKRGPYISSITSRSVNLMIRGVVLFFIGVFLALVLNLLQIQRNVTLFPPDVIASIFSSAWWVPPCCGTASAVIGLLYPCIDRHLGEPHKFKREWSSVMRCVAVFVGINHASAKVDFDNNIQLSLTLAALSIGLWWTFDRSRSGFGLGVGIAFLATLVTQLLVYNGVYQYTSPDFLYVRSWLPCIFFAGGITMGNIGRQLAMYECKVIAEKSHQE from the exons AtggcagaaggaaagacagagtcGCCTGGGCCCAAAAAGCGCGGCCCCTATATTTCATCTATCACTAGCAGGAGCGTGAACTTGATGATTCGTGGAGTGGTGCTGTTTTTTATTGGAGTGTTTCTTGCATTAGTGTTAAATTTACTTCAGATTCAGAGAAATGTGACGCTCTTTCCACCCGACGTGATCGCGAGCATCTTTTCTTCAGCGTGGTGGGTGCCGCCCTGCTGTGGCACAGCCTCAG CTGTGATTGGGTTATTATACCCCTGCATTGACAGGCATCTAGGAGAAccacataaatttaaaagagagtGGTCCAGTGTGATGCGGTGCGTAGCCGTCTTTGTTGGTATAAATCATGCCAGCGCT AAAGTGGATTTTGATAACAACATACAGTTGTCTCTCACACTGGCTGCACTCTCCATTGGACTGTGGTGGACATTTGATAGATCTAGAAGTGGTTTTGGCCTTGGAGTAGGAATTGCTTTCTTGGCAACCTTGGTCACTCAACTGCTAGTCTATAATGGTGTTTATCA ATATACATCTCCAGATTTTCTCTATGTTCGCTCTTGGTTACCGTGTATATTTTTTGCTGGAGGCATAACAATGGGAAACATTGGTCGACAACTGGCAATG tATGAATGTAAAGTTATCGCAGAAAAATCTCATCAGGAATGA
- the INSIG2 gene encoding insulin-induced gene 2 protein isoform X7, with amino-acid sequence MAEGKTESPGPKKRGPYISSITSRSVNLMIRGVVLFFIGVFLALVLNLLQIQRNVTLFPPDVIASIFSSAWWVPPCCGTASAVIGLLYPCIDRHLGEPHKFKREWSSVMRCVAVFVGINHASAKVDFDNNIQLSLTLAALSIGLWWTFDRSRSGFGLGVGIAFLATLVTQLLVYNGVYQYTSPDFLYVRSWLPCIFFAGGITMGNIGRQLAMA; translated from the exons AtggcagaaggaaagacagagtcGCCTGGGCCCAAAAAGCGCGGCCCCTATATTTCATCTATCACTAGCAGGAGCGTGAACTTGATGATTCGTGGAGTGGTGCTGTTTTTTATTGGAGTGTTTCTTGCATTAGTGTTAAATTTACTTCAGATTCAGAGAAATGTGACGCTCTTTCCACCCGACGTGATCGCGAGCATCTTTTCTTCAGCGTGGTGGGTGCCGCCCTGCTGTGGCACAGCCTCAG CTGTGATTGGGTTATTATACCCCTGCATTGACAGGCATCTAGGAGAAccacataaatttaaaagagagtGGTCCAGTGTGATGCGGTGCGTAGCCGTCTTTGTTGGTATAAATCATGCCAGCGCT AAAGTGGATTTTGATAACAACATACAGTTGTCTCTCACACTGGCTGCACTCTCCATTGGACTGTGGTGGACATTTGATAGATCTAGAAGTGGTTTTGGCCTTGGAGTAGGAATTGCTTTCTTGGCAACCTTGGTCACTCAACTGCTAGTCTATAATGGTGTTTATCA ATATACATCTCCAGATTTTCTCTATGTTCGCTCTTGGTTACCGTGTATATTTTTTGCTGGAGGCATAACAATGGGAAACATTGGTCGACAACTGGCAATG
- the INSIG2 gene encoding insulin-induced gene 2 protein isoform X2 has product MAEGKTESPGPKKRGPYISSITSRSVNLMIRGVVLFFIGVFLALVLNLLQIQRNVTLFPPDVIASIFSSAWWVPPCCGTASAVIGLLYPCIDRHLGEPHKFKREWSSVMRCVAVFVGINHASAKVDFDNNIQLSLTLAALSIGLWWTFDRSRSGFGLGVGIAFLATLVTQLLVYNGVYQYTSPDFLYVRSWLPCIFFAGGITMGNIGRQLAMSSHVTPRPSGNVYPTKV; this is encoded by the exons AtggcagaaggaaagacagagtcGCCTGGGCCCAAAAAGCGCGGCCCCTATATTTCATCTATCACTAGCAGGAGCGTGAACTTGATGATTCGTGGAGTGGTGCTGTTTTTTATTGGAGTGTTTCTTGCATTAGTGTTAAATTTACTTCAGATTCAGAGAAATGTGACGCTCTTTCCACCCGACGTGATCGCGAGCATCTTTTCTTCAGCGTGGTGGGTGCCGCCCTGCTGTGGCACAGCCTCAG CTGTGATTGGGTTATTATACCCCTGCATTGACAGGCATCTAGGAGAAccacataaatttaaaagagagtGGTCCAGTGTGATGCGGTGCGTAGCCGTCTTTGTTGGTATAAATCATGCCAGCGCT AAAGTGGATTTTGATAACAACATACAGTTGTCTCTCACACTGGCTGCACTCTCCATTGGACTGTGGTGGACATTTGATAGATCTAGAAGTGGTTTTGGCCTTGGAGTAGGAATTGCTTTCTTGGCAACCTTGGTCACTCAACTGCTAGTCTATAATGGTGTTTATCA ATATACATCTCCAGATTTTCTCTATGTTCGCTCTTGGTTACCGTGTATATTTTTTGCTGGAGGCATAACAATGGGAAACATTGGTCGACAACTGGCAATG
- the INSIG2 gene encoding insulin-induced gene 2 protein isoform X4, with product MAEGKTESPGPKKRGPYISSITSRSVNLMIRGVVLFFIGVFLALVLNLLQIQRNVTLFPPDVIASIFSSAWWVPPCCGTASAVIGLLYPCIDRHLGEPHKFKREWSSVMRCVAVFVGINHASAKVDFDNNIQLSLTLAALSIGLWWTFDRSRSGFGLGVGIAFLATLVTQLLVYNGVYQYTSPDFLYVRSWLPCIFFAGGITMGNIGRQLAMWTNEVGHLF from the exons AtggcagaaggaaagacagagtcGCCTGGGCCCAAAAAGCGCGGCCCCTATATTTCATCTATCACTAGCAGGAGCGTGAACTTGATGATTCGTGGAGTGGTGCTGTTTTTTATTGGAGTGTTTCTTGCATTAGTGTTAAATTTACTTCAGATTCAGAGAAATGTGACGCTCTTTCCACCCGACGTGATCGCGAGCATCTTTTCTTCAGCGTGGTGGGTGCCGCCCTGCTGTGGCACAGCCTCAG CTGTGATTGGGTTATTATACCCCTGCATTGACAGGCATCTAGGAGAAccacataaatttaaaagagagtGGTCCAGTGTGATGCGGTGCGTAGCCGTCTTTGTTGGTATAAATCATGCCAGCGCT AAAGTGGATTTTGATAACAACATACAGTTGTCTCTCACACTGGCTGCACTCTCCATTGGACTGTGGTGGACATTTGATAGATCTAGAAGTGGTTTTGGCCTTGGAGTAGGAATTGCTTTCTTGGCAACCTTGGTCACTCAACTGCTAGTCTATAATGGTGTTTATCA ATATACATCTCCAGATTTTCTCTATGTTCGCTCTTGGTTACCGTGTATATTTTTTGCTGGAGGCATAACAATGGGAAACATTGGTCGACAACTGGCAATG
- the INSIG2 gene encoding insulin-induced gene 2 protein isoform X6, with product MAEGKTESPGPKKRGPYISSITSRSVNLMIRGVVLFFIGVFLALVLNLLQIQRNVTLFPPDVIASIFSSAWWVPPCCGTASAVIGLLYPCIDRHLGEPHKFKREWSSVMRCVAVFVGINHASAKVDFDNNIQLSLTLAALSIGLWWTFDRSRSGFGLGVGIAFLATLVTQLLVYNGVYQYTSPDFLYVRSWLPCIFFAGGITMGNIGRQLAMVSAHF from the exons AtggcagaaggaaagacagagtcGCCTGGGCCCAAAAAGCGCGGCCCCTATATTTCATCTATCACTAGCAGGAGCGTGAACTTGATGATTCGTGGAGTGGTGCTGTTTTTTATTGGAGTGTTTCTTGCATTAGTGTTAAATTTACTTCAGATTCAGAGAAATGTGACGCTCTTTCCACCCGACGTGATCGCGAGCATCTTTTCTTCAGCGTGGTGGGTGCCGCCCTGCTGTGGCACAGCCTCAG CTGTGATTGGGTTATTATACCCCTGCATTGACAGGCATCTAGGAGAAccacataaatttaaaagagagtGGTCCAGTGTGATGCGGTGCGTAGCCGTCTTTGTTGGTATAAATCATGCCAGCGCT AAAGTGGATTTTGATAACAACATACAGTTGTCTCTCACACTGGCTGCACTCTCCATTGGACTGTGGTGGACATTTGATAGATCTAGAAGTGGTTTTGGCCTTGGAGTAGGAATTGCTTTCTTGGCAACCTTGGTCACTCAACTGCTAGTCTATAATGGTGTTTATCA ATATACATCTCCAGATTTTCTCTATGTTCGCTCTTGGTTACCGTGTATATTTTTTGCTGGAGGCATAACAATGGGAAACATTGGTCGACAACTGGCAATG